gtTAATCATGATAATTTGCTATAAAGGAATTGTTCAGTAACAAATGactttttgtttgacttcagGTCAAAGTGGTGCAGATGAAACTCAACGAGTCCttctttttcaaaacaaaaggagaGGGACTGTCTCTCAGACCTGAGTCTCCACTGATGAAACTTGCTCAGGgcagagaaatgaaaagcagGAAGGGCCTCTGAGGTCATAAGGAAGGATGGAAATGAAGACTTCTCCACACTTAAGCTGGCACTTAGTGGTTGCCACATTCTACCTCGTTCAAGACACAATTCAAGGTGTGGAGCAGGAGTTCCATCACCTCGTGCAGGGTTGGCAGGTGAATAAAATCCAACAAGGTGTGACCTTCAAACTGTCACTCCCTTTAAGATATACAgtcagttggcagtttattaggcacGCCTAACTTAAACTAATGCACTGTACACAGCAGTCCTACAATAAATTCTACCTTCACAGGGGTAATTATGTTCACTTggtgttgaaactgttttagagaggtgctGATCaactttttggtcattttggaggctacAGTTTGTGgtgatgtttttattattttggccACCTGATTTATATTGATGAGGGCAGGCTAAATagcagaaactctctgtatAATGCAGTACAGTTTAACAGCACTACAAACTAGTCTTCCATAATTATCATAGCTGAACCAACacctctttctgtgtttgtaaaTTGCTTGGATTTTCAAGTTCGATGTTTCTTCAATGTTGGTACAGGGGTTTAAGCACTCATGGGTTTGTTTGCTAATTCCTCCTTTAAATATCAGTTTCTGggacagtttgattttttttcagaaaacttTGTGACACCAAATTGTAGTTAAGAGCTTTGTTATTGTTCTGTATGAAAAATGTCTTATcaatttgcttttatttactgCGGTTTACTTGCTGTACAATCTGTTAAGATACCCTGtgtttaaatatgtgttttttttcttccaatttACAATATTACCTTATGCAGCATCATTCTCTGCCATTTCACTTCCAGCAGTGATTACAGTATATGCAGTTTTCCATGACATACACAAAAATAAGCTTTGTAAGTTAagcatctgtttttattcaaacaataGGAACTACATCAAAGTAGGTAGCATAAGCTACAAAACTTGtcaacagtctgtctgtctgtgaagcaCACAGATTACCACAattcaaaagaagaaaaaaaaatccaaacaaacaacaaaaaaccctaCCAGTAATAACTGTTGAAGCTGATCAATCCACCCGTAGCTGCTCATGCCTGTTTTGGAATATAGTTCAGCTTGTCTAGTTCTGCCATGCTTCGATAGGTATCACAATTATATTATAGCATTTTATTCTATTGTTCGTGGAGAAAGTAACAGCAGTTCCTGCTATTAAGCTTCATTGCACCTGTGTTTGTAATATGCTGACGTGATGTCAAACCACCCATTGATACCTTTGATTACCAAGTAATAAAAAGTGCACAGAAGTGCGATGTACATCACCAGTAGGTGTTTTAATCGGTGTTGAAGTGTTCTCgggtaaatatttgtttttaacagaaTGAAGTCAAAACAGCCTAGTTGTGTCTAAAGAGCTTGAGTCCCATCCAGctccagaggtggaagaagACATAGACAGGGATGGTGACTGGCAGCAGCAGACTGTAGAAACACAGACTGTTGCTGCTGGTACAGCCTTGGGGGAAATTCTCATCCACCGCAGCAGAGTAGAACAAACCAAAGAGGGACACTACTGGGACCAGTCCCACCATCATGGACAGGGAAAACATACTTGTCAATGGGTTCTGATCAGTGTATTGTtggattaaataaatataaatgatgtTATGTATCACATTCACCTTTACACAAGTGACTGGAAAGAAGTAAAAGTCCTCACT
Above is a window of Lates calcarifer isolate ASB-BC8 linkage group LG10, TLL_Latcal_v3, whole genome shotgun sequence DNA encoding:
- the zgc:162634 gene encoding phosphatidylinositol N-acetylglucosaminyltransferase subunit Y, whose product is MFSLSMMVGLVPVVSLFGLFYSAAVDENFPQGCTSSNSLCFYSLLLPVTIPVYVFFHLWSWMGLKLFRHN